In Brachypodium distachyon strain Bd21 chromosome 2, Brachypodium_distachyon_v3.0, whole genome shotgun sequence, one genomic interval encodes:
- the LOC100842733 gene encoding uncharacterized protein LOC100842733 has translation MKPQRPYKTAASPFPLITASSAFSYRIQIKTSRSDKENPDRRHSSAMAEHASHMAGEAVGHAQDTTGHVAHQAHDAAGTAHDAAHDGAAHAGGLMEDAVGQAQLVARSAADTVKDAAGAAADAVGAAADAAASATGAN, from the exons ATGAAACCGCAACGCCCCTATAAAACGGCGGCCTCGCCTTTCCCCCTGATCACAGCATCCAGTGCATTTTCATATCGCATACAAATAAAAACCAGCCGTTCGGACAAAGAAAACCCCGACCGTCGTCACTCGTCAGCAATGGCCGAGCACGCGAGCCACATGGCCGGCGAGGCGGTGGGCCACGCCCAG GACACGACGGGCCACGTGGCGCACCAGGCCCACGACGCGGCCGGGACGGCCCACGACGCGGCGCACGACGGCGCGGCCCACGCCGGCGGCCTCATGGAGGACGCCGTCGGGCAGGCGCAGCTGGTCGCCCGGAGCGCCGCCGACACCGTCAAGGACGCTGCCGGTGCTGCCGCGGACGCTGTCGGTGCCgctgccgacgccgccgctaGCGCCACCGGCGCCAACTAG
- the LOC100843037 gene encoding transcription initiation factor TFIID subunit 4, protein MQQQPLIPPPAAAPLPLPPRMRPPRDRDAASARPPEQQHRQRLGQEPRPWRAAEGPPAREAPVAAARTRSPEPRKKNHLAAEGPPAPEVPVAAARTRPSEPRKNHLAAAEGPPAREPLVAALSRPPDQPHGAPEGRTAHESPVAPVARPPAPEDREPPVARPPEPRPGPYYAPVGHAGPAAATTHGPPPPPEPPREPWPYPPYYYIEPEPARRRRRTSALASCLAAAAFLLLAGGIAATALFLLFRPHPPDIAVAAVRLPSFAAANGTVAFTFEQLATVRNPNRAPLSHYDSSLRVAYAGGELGSVYIPAGLIDGGGSKRMSASFAVQAFPAAVPPPLEMAAQQPAAAAVVMEVDSLLVVKGRVTMLRVLTHRVQAAKLCRVGVSPVDGRVLGFRC, encoded by the coding sequence atgcagcagcaaccactgatccctcctcctgctgcggCCCCGCTTCCCCTTCCACCGCGCATGCGGCCGCCAAGGGATCGCGACGCCGCatccgccaggccgccggagcagcagcaccggCAGCGGCTGGGGCAGGAGCCGCGGCcgtggcgcgcggcggagggTCCCCCGGCGCGCGAGGCTCCCGTCGCGGCCGCCAGGACCAGGTCGCCggagccgaggaagaagaaccaCCTCGCTGCGGAGGGTCCCCCGGCGCCCGAGGttcccgtcgccgccgccaggacCAGGCCGTCGGAGCCGAGGAAGAACCACCTCGCTGCGGCGGAGGGTCCCCCCGCGCGCGAGCCTCTCGTCGCTGCCTTGTCGAGGCCACCGGATCAGCCTCACGGCGCGCCAGAGGGCCGCACGGCTCACGAGTCTCCCGTCGCCCCCGTGGCGAGGCCCCCGGCCCCGGAGGACCGCGAGCCTCCCGTggcccggccgccggagccgcggcCGGGGCCGTACTACGCGCCGGTGGGGCACGCGggtcccgccgccgcgaccacgcacgggccgccgccaccaccggaGCCGCCGCGTGAACCGTGGCCGTACCCGCCGTACTACTACATCGAGCCGGAGCCCGCGCGGCGCAGGAGGCGCACCTCGGCCCTGGCGTCGtgcctggcggcggcggcgttcctCCTGCTCGCCGGTGGCATCGCTGCGACGGcgctgttcctcctcttccgccCGCACCCCCCCGACATCGCGGTGGCCGCGGTGCGGCTGCCGTCCTTCGCGGCCGCCAACGGCACCGTGGCCTTCACCTTCGAGCAGCTGGCCACGGTGCGGAACCCGAACCGCGCGCCGCTCTCCCACTACGACAGCTCGCTCCGCGTCGCCTACGCAGGCGGCGAGCTGGGGTCCGTCTACATCCCCGCGGGCCtcatcgacggcggcggctccaaGCGCATGTCCGCCAGCTTCGCCGTCCAGGCATTCCCCGCCGCGgtaccgccgccgctggagatGGCCGcgcagcagccggcggcggcggccgtggtgaTGGAGGTGGACTCGTTGCTGGTGGTCAAGGGGAGGGTCACGATGCTGCGGGTGCTCACGCACCGGGTGCAGGCGGCCAAGTTGTGCCGCGTCGGCGTCTCGCCGGTTGACGGCAGGGTGCTTGGCTTCCGTTGCTGA
- the LOC100834897 gene encoding 25.3 kDa vesicle transport protein, translating to MVKLTMIARVTDGLPLVEGLDDGRDLKDADFYKQQAKLLFKNLSKGQHESSRLSIETGPYFFHYIIEGRVCYLTMCDRSYPKKLAFQYLEDLKNEFERVNGNQIETAARPYAFIKFDTFIQKTRKLYLDTRTQRNLTKLNDELYEVHQIMTRNVQEVLGVGEKLDQVSQMSSRLTSDTRMYADKAKDLNRQALIRKYAPVAIVIGIVLMLFWVKNKIW from the exons ATGGTGAAGCTGACAATGATAGCACGTGTCACTGATGGCCTTCCATTGGTGGAGGGGCTAGATGACGGTCGAGATCTGAAGGATGCTGACTTCTACAAGCAGCAAGCAAAACTGTTGTTCAAGAACTTATCAAAAGGACAACATGAATCATCAAGGCTGTCAATTGAGACTGGACCATACTTTTTCCA TTACATCATCGAGGGCCGTGTATGCTACTTGACAATGTGTGATCGTTCTTATCCAAAGAAGCTTGCATTCCAGTATTTAGAAGATCTAAAAAATGAATTTGAGAGAGTCAATGGCAACCAAATTGAAACTGCTGCGAGGCCATATGCTTTCATTAAATTTG ACACGTTCATCCAGAAAACCAGGAAGCTGTATTTGGATACGAGAACCCAAAGGAACCTTACCAAGCTGAACGATGAGCTCTACGAGGTGCACCAGATTATGACTCGCAATGTTCAAGAAGTTCTTGGTGTGGGTGAAAAACTAGACC AGGTGAGCCAAATGTCTAGTAGGTTGACCTCTGATACCAGAATGTATGCAGATAAGGCAAAGGATCTCAATCGCCAG GCCTTAATCCGGAAGTATGCCCCTGTTGCTATTGTGATTGGGATAGTACTGATGCTGTTTTGGGTCAAGAACAAGATATGGTAG